One genomic region from Chthonomonas calidirosea T49 encodes:
- a CDS encoding DNA-methyltransferase has translation MQRIDEAQPIPFLNQILHGDCCEILRQLPDESVDLIITSPPYADQRKEVYGGIHPDHYVEWFLPIAAELRRALKPTGSFILNIKERVVNGERHTYVLELILAMRQQGWLWTEEYIWHKKNCYPGKWPNRFRDAWERLLHFTKQRQFKMFQEAVTVPMGDWRHERLKRLGENDLTRFTSQVGSGFGKRVANWLGRELAYPDNVLHMATECYNRYHAATFPVELPTWFIKLFTEPGDVVLDPFIGSGTTAVACVRLDRRYIGIEIKEEYVHLAKERIAKEAAEPNLYTMGESEAIYG, from the coding sequence ATGCAGCGTATTGATGAAGCTCAGCCCATTCCATTTCTAAACCAGATTCTACACGGTGACTGTTGTGAGATACTAAGGCAGTTGCCTGACGAAAGTGTTGATCTCATTATTACATCGCCACCCTATGCCGATCAGCGGAAGGAAGTATATGGTGGCATTCATCCAGACCACTACGTAGAGTGGTTTCTTCCTATTGCAGCGGAGCTGAGGCGTGCTCTGAAACCAACCGGTTCCTTTATCTTGAATATTAAGGAACGTGTGGTAAACGGTGAGCGTCACACGTATGTGTTAGAACTCATTCTGGCCATGCGTCAGCAGGGCTGGCTTTGGACGGAAGAGTATATTTGGCACAAAAAGAACTGTTATCCAGGCAAATGGCCTAATCGTTTTAGAGATGCATGGGAGCGCCTCCTCCATTTTACGAAACAACGGCAGTTCAAAATGTTTCAGGAAGCCGTGACGGTGCCGATGGGAGATTGGAGGCATGAACGGCTTAAGAGGCTTGGCGAAAACGATCTCACCCGATTCACCTCGCAGGTTGGCAGTGGTTTTGGCAAACGGGTCGCTAACTGGCTCGGACGTGAGCTAGCTTATCCTGATAATGTGCTTCACATGGCAACCGAGTGCTATAATCGTTATCATGCTGCCACGTTTCCTGTGGAATTGCCTACATGGTTCATCAAACTTTTTACTGAGCCTGGAGATGTGGTATTAGACCCTTTTATCGGCTCAGGTACAACGGCAGTAGCCTGCGTTCGTTTGGATCGCCGATACATCGGGATCGAAATCAAAGAGGAGTATGTGCATCTCGCCAAAGAGCGTATAGCCAAAGAGGCAGCAGAGCCAAATCTGTATACGATGGGAGAGAGCGAAGCCATTTATGGTTGA